CATCCGCCCAAAGAGAGCTGGGGGCCAATTGCAGCAGTCTTTTATACGGGCGCCGCTCCCTTTCGCCCGATGTTTTCGTCTTTCTTCTCCTGCAAGGTTCGGAAGAAAGTAGCGGAGGCGGGGAAGCAAAAAACTTGTTCGATCCCACCATCGCCAATCGATATGACCGGTTTGCGCAACCCACCGACCGGCTGACGATCCACCCATCGTGCATCACTAAAAAGCGGAATGCGAAAGTAAAAACGTAATCCGAGACGAGAGTCCGATGCAGTTAGTCGCCTTTCGCAGCGCGAAACGCACTTCGCGATCGAAATCCCGGAGTGAGACCTCCGGCCTTTACAATTCGCGTAGCGTCTTTGGGATTCGCTCAGAATCAAACTCTGAAAAGAGACGCTTACCGAAGCCAACGCCGCTGCGACGGTTCATTGGGATCGTTTTGACCGAAGTTCCATTGTATGCCGATCTCGATGACGTTGCGGTCATAAGTATTGCTGACCAGATCCGAGTCATTGAGATCGTATGCGTAGGTGAGCAGTAAGTCGAATTCTCGCCACAGGGGACGCACATAGCTGGCGCCTAGCAATATTTCCGAGTCTTCTCGCGTGATGCCGGATATTGTCTGCACATGGTCGTAGTGACGATAGAAATATTGCAGGTCGACAGCGGCGTACGACTCATCCTCGAAATCATAAGATAATCCGCACGACGCGATATGGCCGTTGTAGTCAAAGTCGCTGCCTTGCGATTCGTTGCGATTGTAGGCGTAGCCAATTCGACACTTCAAGTTGCGACGCCAGGTTTGCCATTGTCGCGAGAAGGCCGCTTGGCAACTGAAGGAATCCGCGTCGCTGGGCGATCCTTCGATTCCCGGACCAAGGCCCAAAAAGTCAAAATTAGAGAGTTGGAGGACGGCGCTGTTGGTGACGATGTCATTTTCTTTGATCGAAAGTGCGACGCTGCCGCCCCAACGCTGCAGATAAGGAGACGTATTGATGTCGAGCCGATCGAACTCGGTGCGAATGGCCGCCACATAGGGGCGGTCGCGCCAGGGCGTTAAACCAATGTTCGTCATCGATAGATAACCAGAGTGACCGATCAAGTCAAACTGCGAAGCCAAGTCGCGATAGTAGTGCGTCGCCAAGGGCGCATATCCTGCGACAACATTGGTCTGGTAGGTGTGAAGCAGATAGTAGTTAAGGTCTGCGGATAATAGTCCGCCAAAGGATGGAACCGTCATCGGCGGTGCGTTGAACAGGTTGGAAGTTGGAATTACGCCTGCGTTGTCGTCATAGCGCTGCATTAATTTAACCGCGCCAAAAAATCGCGGCGTTTCCAGCATCGCTTCCTTTATTTCATGGCGATAATTTTCGGCCATTTCCGCAACCGCTTGAGATTGAGGATTTGAAAATACCTCGAAGAAAATCGTGTCCGCTTGTCGCAATTGTCCCAATTGAGCGAGCGCTGTCGCCTCGGTCAACAACTGATATTGCGAAGCTTCCGCACTGGAGTTTTCGCCCTGTTGTACCGCAGACCAGGCTTTCATCGGCAGTTCGGCCTGCAAATAAGCGGCGCCCAAGAAAAATCGAACGTCATCCAACTTTGGATCAATGCGTTCGGCGGCTAGTAAAGAACGGATGGCCGCATCCGTTTCCTGATTTTCCAACAGGGCTCGTCCGTAGATCATGGTGATCTCGGCGTCATCAGAAAAATGAGCATGGTATTGTTGGAGAAGTTTTACTGCATCGGCCGGACGTTCCCGGCTCCGCAGCATGTTGGCCAATACTTTCAAAGCATCCCGATGGGTCGGATTTTGTGCGAGAATTTGGTTCAAATATTTCTCCGCTGCTTTCCAATCTTCTCGTTGCAGCGCGGCGACCGCCAACGATTCGATGCGATCCAACTCTCGATTTGGCGCCGGGGCAGCAGGCGATTCCTGATCAAGCGGCGGAAGCGGGATCAACGCCGGCCCCTGCGGAACAAAACGGGGTGGAAACGGTGAAGGGATACCGCCGTTTTGCGGCGATAGATTCTCTTCGATCGGCGCACCCGTCGCCTGCGCCATGCGAAAGGCAGATGTCGGCGGATCGTTCAACGGATAGCGTTGCCGCGGAAGTTCTGGCTCAACGGGCGCGTCCTCCGCCGCTTTAGGCTGTCGACTCAAGAACGAAAAAAAGGGAGTCTGAGCTGAACTTCGATCTGTGCAGATCAAGGTCAGTAATGCGCATAGACTTACTGCGCGAATGAAATGGTACATCTCGATTTGCCCCTAATACCAGTATTCTCGCGTGGAGTCGGGGAACGCATGCATCTCAATCGCCTCGCGTGCGTACTGTACGACTCATGAAAGTTATTCGTGCGCGAAATCGATGTGCAAGCATTAAAAGCAGAGATTTCCCAGCAGTTGCGGGGAACAGGCATATGTTTGTATTGATGAGGGCGTGTTCGCCTTCATGGACGTCTGGGTAATCGAGATGGGGGCAAAACCATGAACCAGCGAAATGTTTGGCTGCAAACATGCATGTTTTTCGTGGCTGTTTTTTCTTTTTCGCCATTCTGTCTCAGCCAAATCGCTGATAGTGAAACAATTCTGGCCACAATTCCTTCTTGGCGCTACGAAGGAACATTTGTCAGTTACAACGAACCTGTCCTGGTGATGGATATTCAGCGTGTGACTGCGCCCGGTGATACGCAAAAGGAAGTCGCCCAAAGGCGTTCTTTCGTCGTGCACGATATCGCTGCATTTCTCGTCGTCGATGAACTTCATCCGCGTCATAAAATGAGCGAATTATCGGCTGGAGCACCGGTGGAAGTTCGCACTTTGTCCGACAAACGAGATGAGGTCGCCTTACAAGTGCGGGTGAATGAAGGCGAGTATTTCAGCGATCGAGAGATGCCGCAGTCCGAAATGGAAGAAAACGCAAGTCAAGCGGGCGACCGCAATTCAACGAATCAGCGTGGCGTGAATTCCAGTGATCCTGACGCCTCAGAGGGCCAAGCTGGAACAGCTGGGATGGATTCGTCGACGAGTGCCGGTGATCGCGATTCATCGCGGCAGTCCTCGGGCGAGAATCGATCAAATCGACGAAACGCCAACGATGGTCAGACCCCCTCGGGTAGTCGGTCGACTTCCGCCGATGATGGTTCGTCCAAGGGCCAGTCATTCGCCGATAATTCGAGTCGTGACGATCAACGTTCCAGCGAACGCCAAGTCGCAACGGAATCATCCAATACTCCAAATGCTGGAACCCCAAGCGGTAATGACGATTCAAAAACCGACGACGTCGTCACGGACAATCAGGCTCCTAACGAGAATCAGAGATCCTCAGCGAGTCAAGCCTCTCCGAGAAATTCTCCGAGCCCATCGTCACGCAGCGGCAACGCGGGTCCAACGAACACTCCGATCGGTCAGGGGTCAGCAACAGGAGGTGACAGCCCAGGCCCCCGCGGTAACCAGACGCAGGGTGGAAGTTCGACGCAGGGTGGAAGTTCGACGCAGAGTGGAAGTTCGACGCAGAGTGGAAGTCCGACGCAGAGTGGAAGTCCGACGCAGAGTGGAAGTTCGACGCAGAGTGGAAGTCCGACGCAGAGTGAAACAACCATTCGTCCCCTTAGTCGTGCGTCCATTATGAGTGGCGACCAAATTAACGATCGATCGACAGCCCAATTAGCCGATGTGAATGCGGGAATCAATCAATCGAGCAGCGGCGCGAATGACGGCGGACGACCATTGGTGGGTGTGAATGCAGGTCTGAATAACTCCGCGAACAATCGGCCCACGGGACGCCTGGTCGATGTGAACGCGGGAATCAATCAATCGGGCAGCGGCGCGAATGACGGCGGACGACCATTGGTTGGCGTGAATGCAGGTCTGAATAACTCCGCGAACAATCGGCCCACGGGACGCTTGGTCGATGTGAATGCGGGAATCAATCAATCGGGCAGCGGCGCGAATGACGGCGGACGACCATTGGTGGGCGTGAATGCAGGTCTGAATAACTCCGCCAACAATCGGCCCACGGGACGCTTGGTCGATGTGAATGCGGGAATCAATCAATCGAGCAGCGGCGCGAATGACGGCGGACGACCATTGGTTGGCGTGAACGCAGGTATCGATAACTCCGCCAACAATCGGCTCACGGAACGCCTGGTCGATGTGAATGCGGGAATCAATCAATCGGGCAGCGGCGCGAATGACGGCGGACGACGATTGGTGGGCGTGAATGCAGGTCTGAATAACTCCGCGAACAATCGGCCCACGGGACGCTTGGTCGATGTGAATGCGGGAATCAATCAATCGAGCAGCGGCGCGAATGACGGCGGACGACCATTGGTTGGCGTGAATGCAGGTCTGAATAACTCCGCGAACAATCGGCCTACGGGACGCCTGGTCGATGTGAACGCGGGAATCAATCGATCATCGCAAGCGAATCTGAACGAAATCGTGGCAGCGACATCAGAGGCATCGCGATTTCGAGGTTCGTTACATGAAGCCTTCGCTCGTCCCCTTCTCGGTGATGTCCTTTATGGAGAGATGGCGCCGATCACTCCGCCGCCATCTGTTCGTGAAATCGTGAATGAGATTGACGATGGGCTCTCGTTTATACCGGGGTACTGGTCGTTTGAGCCTGTTGAACAAAAATTTGTGTGGGTGACCGGCGTTTTGCGACGCGCGCCCCAGGGGATGGAATGGGTCGCTGGAAGCTGGCTGAGCTCGGAAAATGGATTCATTCGGACAGCCGGCTACTGGAAGGTTACCGGCGAGATAAAATCCTTAGCGGAACAGGGACCACATGAGATTATTGCCCCGGTCGCAAGAGTCGCTACAGCTACTGGCGTTGTGAAGACCGTGCGCCATCTCGACTATTTGCTGGAAGATCGCGGCATATTATTTGCGCCGATTGACGCTTCAACCCTTTCGATGTCGCAACCAAACACGGTCTCCATCACGCTCACCGAGCCGATTTTGATTCGTAATCTGTTACTGCATCTATTCGTCGATCGCGCCAATGACCGATTCTATTTCGGCGATTATTATGGCGAGACCGGAAAATCGTTGGGACTAATCGCTTGGAGAAAAGCCGGGCTCGCTGAAGGAACCTTGTTGGGGCAATATCAGAAGATACATAGACTTGGCAATGTTGACTTTGAGCGTCGACTGGCCGGGTGGGAGCATTTTTATGAAAGCCATAGAGAATGGCGACCGCCGGTTAACGCCGCTGCAACAAAGCGATTACTGCTGACTTCCACCGAGCATGCCGCAGTGCAAACATCTGCGCTATCGCGGCGACTCGTCGCAAATGTGCTCGGAGATATTCACCACTCTTCAGGAAAATCTCTTCGACCCCAACTAGGCAAGCTTGAGGGAACTGCGACGCTGTCGGCAGGAGCATCTGGATTGCTGCAGAATTCGCTTAAGAGCACCAAACTGAACCAAACTATCCATCTTCAGCAAAGCACGTTGGGCTCCCTTCGATCGCAGACCTCGTTCAAAGCTTCTTCGCTCGGCGGAGCAGGCGGATTATCCAGCACCGTGCGAGGCCTAGGCGGCGGCTTAAGTGGAGTCGGCGGCGCCGTGGGAGGAGGGTTAAATGGAGTCGGTAGCACGGTCGGCGGAACCGTCGGCGGATTGCAAAACACCATCAAGGGATTGCCTTTGCTGTCGAAGTAATGGAGTACGATCCCGATAACGCGCGGACTCCATGATTTCATTGACGGTCACATAGGTGGGTGGAGCAACCCGAGTTACGATCAAGCCAGTCGCTACCAGGCTGGCTTCGGCCAGTGGCGCTCGAAGTATTCAGTCTCTGTCTGTATCGCTCCGGCGCTAATGGTCTCCCAGCTACTCCTTTAAAATCGGTTTGGCCTCTGGTCGACGCTGAGAGGGACGGAGCGTCGCCTTGCGGTTGTCGGGGGACTATTCCGCAAGAGGATGTTGCATTTTGTTGCGGACGTAACTCGGTCCGTTCTGGACAAACTACCTGGGCCGCCCAGCGCTCGTTGGGGCGGGTACGACGAAACTAGGCAGTTTGGGTAGCCGGTTTGAGAATTGGTTGGACGGTCTTTAGGAACCGGACGGTAGGCGGTAAGAGTCGTGCAATAAGGGCTGGTTTCATCGCGGCCCAGCGCAATCGCATGCTTGCCGCATTTTGACTACCATGGGTTGTTGTTGATGGGTGTTTTCCATGCGTCAATATCTCCTTCTTCGTCTGCTTCCTATCCCCCTTCCTATCCAACCCGTTCGCCAAAAAATGATGCGCTACGTCTGGGCTGTTTGTTTCGTCTTGTCGTTTGTTTCCACTTCCTTAGCCGAGGATTCAATCCCCGCGATCCAACGGATCTTGCCGCCGCTGGGAATGGAAATTGACGCCAAAACAAAGACGGAACTAACGACCCGTTTAGAGCAACTGCAAAAGAAGCTGAAGACAGTCGAAAACAATCCGTTGTCGATTGACGCCGAGATCTATTTGAAAGCGGTTTCGCTCGCGCTGCGAAACGGGGAGTTCTACAAGCCGAAAGATGTGGAGGTCGCTCGTGCGGCGCTCGACTCCGCCGAAAAGCGGATCGCCCAAATCGAAGCAGGCGCGCCGGCGTGGACGACGGCTGATGGTTTGTTGGTGCGCGGTTATCGCAGCACGATCGACAATTCGCCGCAGCCGTATGGTTTGCATATTCCGGCAGATCTGGATCTGTCGAAACCCGTTCCGTTGTACGTTTGGCTGCATGGTCGCGGCGATAAAGAAACGGATCTCTACTTCATCCACGGTCGTCAGCGCAACAAAGGTTATGTCGCGCCGGATGACGCAATCACGCTGCATCCGTTTGGTCGGCAGTGCATTGGATTTAAGTCGGCCGGCGAGATCGATATCTTGGACGCGATCGAAGATGTCAAACAGCGCTATTCGATTGATCCCGATCGAATCGTCCTGATGGGCTTTTCGATGGGAGGAGCCGGCGTATGGCATGTGGGCGCTCACTACGCCGATCATTGGGTCGCGATGAGCCCTGGCGCTGGATTCGCCGAGACCGCTCGTTATCAAAAGCTGAAGCCAGAGAACTATCCGCCGAGCTACACGCAAAAACTGTGGGGATGCTACGACGTGCCTGACTACGTGCGCAATCTGTTCAATCTGCCGGTCATCGCCTATAGCGGCGAAATCGACAAGCAAATTCAAGCGGCGCGGGTGATGGAAGCAGCGTACGCCGCCGAAGGTCGGACGTTGCCCCATTTGATCGGTCCCCAAACGGCGCACAAATATGAACCGGAAACGCTGAAAGTGCTGCTCGCGAAGATGAAGGAGTTTCGCGACGCCGGTTTGAATCGGACGCCGACCGAAGTCTCGCTGCAGACCCAAACGCTGCGCTATCCGCGCGTTCATTGGATCGAAGCTTTGCGTTTGGACGAGCACTGGCGAGATTCGCGGATCGACGCCCAAGTCGCGTGGCCCGACTCGGTGACGCTCACCACCAAAAACATCGCCGCGTTGGCGCTGCACTTGCAAAAGATCCCGGCCAGCTTTGTTGTGGAGATCGATGGCCAAAAGCTGAGCGTAGAAACTCCTCCTGCGGACGATGCTCCGCTTTCGCTGCTGAAACAAGCTGGCGAGTGGACGTTCGCCGCTCCTGCTGCCGACGCCGGGAAATTGGCGAAACTGTCAGGCTTGCAAGGACCGATCGACGACGTTTTTCTGGAACCATTTATGGTGGTCGTGCCGCGCGAGAAGTCGAGCAACGCGCGACTGCAGCAATGGCTAGAGTTTGAAATCGCCCATTTTGACGATCGTTGGCAGGCGCTCTTCCGGGGTAAGCCGCGCTGGAAATATGATGATCAGGTGACGCCGGCCGACATCGCCAAGTATCACATCATCGCGTGGGGAACTCCGCAAACGAATCGCCTGATTCGTGAGTCGATGGAGAAGCTGCCGCTCACATGGGACGCGAAGCAAGTGACGCTTGCAGGGCGTCAATTTTCGGCCGATGTCCATGTGCCGCTGCTGATTTATCCCAACCCCCAAAATCCGCAGAAGTATCTGGTGCTGAATAGCGGTCCCACTTTCCGTGAGACGGATGATAGCAGCAATTCTCGGCAGAACCCGCAATTGCCTGATTGGGCGATTATCGATATCACGACTCCCCCCAATGGATTGACGCCTGGCAAAGTGGTGGCTGCGGACTTCTTTGATGAAGCCTGGCAGGTGCGCCCGAAGACAGACTCCGAATAATTGGCCAGCGGTCGCATTGACCCTTTCGCCAGTTGCTAGGTAAACTCCCGTTCTCTCGATTGCCCCTTAGCGCCCAGCGATACCGATGGCGTGGGCAATCACGGCGAGCCGGCGCTGCGGCAGACCGCCGAACGTAGACGCGTTTGTCAGGCAGGCAAGCCGTGTGCGTTCTGTTCGTCGCGATCCACTGGCCGACTGATGGCTGCAAATCGGACGTCCTAAGTCCATCTGTCGTGCGGAAGAGCCGAAGGCCGTGAAATACATTTTGAATTGGACCATCGCCTGGTTGGCGGCGATCGTCGTTTTGCTGTTGCGATGGACTTGTCGCGTTCGTTTGCATAACGACCCACGACCCGCTCTACGAGCCGCTGGCGTTCCGTACGTCTATTCGGTGCTGCATGCTCACCAGGTCGCGGCCGCAATGGGAGGCGAAGCAGGGACCGCTGCGATGGTTTCGCAGTCGCTAGACGGAGAACTGATCGTACCGACCTTGCGTTTGATGGGCGTCACGCCGATCCGTGGTTCGAATCGAACGCGTGGTCAAACCAAAGGGGGGCGCGAGGCGCTGGCCGGGTTGATCGAGCATGTCAACAGCGGAAAGCCGGCTTACCTGGCGGTGGATGGACCACGCGGACCCCGGAATCGCGTTCACAAAGGGGTCGCGGCCCTCTCGAAAAAGACAGGCGCCATGGTGATCAACATGGTCGCGGTGCCGGAGCGGCGCTGGATTTTGTCGAAGACCTGGGATCGTCTCCAGATTCCGCAGCCGTTCTGCCGCGTGCATGGCTACTTTGCAGAGCCGGTCCGTCCGAACGAAGAGGAGTCGCTGGAAGACTATCGTCGCCGCATCGAAGCTTCGCTGAACGCGCTGGAAGCGGAGCATGATCCGGCCGAAGCGCCGACGGTTGTGGTGGAAGAAGCGGCCAGCGATGAGATCGCGGCATAAAAAAACGCCGACGATCCAGATCGCCGGCGTTCTTGATGGGAATCGCTGGTAACGCCCAGGCGGCCTTACTTTTGGATGACCCAGATATTTTTGTAAACGACCGGGTTGCCGTGGCCTTGCAGATACAACGCCGCCGGACTGTTCGCTTCTTGTTCGCGCCCCGGGGTGTGCTCCGGCAGTTCGAGATCGTCATGAATCACGACGCCGTTCTGCTTGATTGTCGCCCGAGCGTTGGTGGTCTTCTCGCCAGCGTCGTTGTACTTGGCGGCGGTGAAGTCAATGTCGTAGGTTTGCCAGGTGAGCGGCGGAAAGCACATGTTGACTTTCGGCTCTGAGATCTTGTAGATGCCGCCGCACTCGTTGTTTTCCCCTTCCAGGCCGAACGAATCAAGCACTTGCAGCTCGTAGCGACCTTGCATGTAAACGCCGCTGTTGCCGCGGGCCTGACCGCGAGCGGCGGGCTTGAACGGGGTCATGAATTCAATGTGCAGCGTATGATCGCCCAGCTTTTCTTTGGTGTAACAATCGGCCAGCAGCAGATCGTCTTGCACGATCTTGCCGTTTTCAAAAGCGTCGGCGCTGGTTCCGTCAAACAACACAGTCGCCCCTTTCGGCGGCTTGGCGCCCAGCGTCGGGCTCTTACGAACCGTTTTCTTCAGCGAGCCGATCTTGTCACCGGCGGTGGAGAAGACCGTGATCACGCCGTCGGTGATGGTGATCTTCGCGTGATCCCCTTCCATGGTGACGACGCCATCTTCCAGCTTTCCTTCGGCCGAGTGCATTTCCATGCCGCGCGACCAGCCGTCGCCGGGGAGTCCGCCGGGATAACCGACGCCGCGAAACTGACCGTCGCCCAGCGCGATCACTTGCACGCCCAGCGGCACATCCTGGCCATCCATCGTCAAGGTTCCGACGTATTCGCCTTGGATCTGGTAGTCGACGCCAGCTTCTTTGGGATTGGTATAGGTCGGCGTGTCATCGGCGGCATACGCATGGCCAATGGTCGCCAGCGAGATCAGGCTGGCCAGCGCCAAGCGAGTGAAGTTGAATTTCATGGAGTGGTCTCTGGGGGCGATGGAAATGGGTGAAAACTTTGGGAACAGAAACGCCTATTGTGCCCTGACGGGAAAGGGGACGCAACTCAACGAGTTACCACGATTGGCGAAACTATGCGTTGTTTTGGGCCGCGGCCGCGAGGTCCCGAATCCGTTGCACCATGTTGTAAAAGCCGTTGGCCCGCGAGGGGGTAATCGTCTGGGCCAAGCCGATCTGATCGAAGAGGGATTCTAAATCGTACGCCAGAATCTCCTCGGACGTCTTATAGGAAAGGAGCATCGCCAACAGAGCGACCAGGCCTTTGACGATCTGGGCGTCACTATCGCCGAGGAAATAGAGTTGGCCGCCGTCCTGGCTAGCCTGTGGTACGAGCCAGACTTGGCTCTGGCAGCCTTGCACGCGGAAGGCTTCGACTTTGTAGGCGTCGTCAAGCGGCGGCATCTGCCTGCCGAGCTCGATCAGATATTGGAAACGATCCATCGGATCGTCATAAAACTCAAATTCTTCGACGAGTTCAGCGGCCGTAAGTGTCGGAATATCAGTCACGCTTGCCTATCTCTCTCTCAAGAATAAATAGCAGTGCTTTCATCATGGGCAGTTGCATTCATTTTAGGCAACCGGCTTCCTAGAAATTCGCGGCGGTTTCTGACGCGATGCGGAAATAATAGGGCGAAACAGGCGATTTTCGTACAATTGTGGCAAGTTCTGCGGTTTCGGCACGCTGAATGCAATTACCGTTACGCAGCGAAGAAGAGTCGAAGTTATTTCGACAGATCAGGATCGACCAGGATGGTTATCGATTTGTCGCAACAACGTTTTCGGCACAACTTTGTAGAAGCGTGGTCCATTTCTCCATTCACTCTGCAGGATGCGGGAGTGAGCCGGGAACTGGGCAACGCATCGCTCTCTTAATCAACAGAGAGTCAAACATTGATCCACTACGAGGCATGACCTCGTTTACCCAAAGCATGATGGGGTGTTGTTCCTGACGACGGGGCTGTTGGGAACGGCGGTCGAGGCTGAGGAGATCTAGGTCTCTTTGGCCTCGGCCGTTTTTTTTGCGCGCCCCTCAATGGCGCAAGTCTTTTTCATTTCTGTGCATGCATTTCGCGCGTGTTGCGCCGATTACTGCTGATTTCGCCGGCAATCTTTGTACTATTCGCGATTGGAATGATGTTCGTAACTCTTGCTTGTAAAAGGGGTTGCAAGTTGACGATGGTCTCTTTTCTTTGTTTGGCATAATGATTGCATCTCGTGGGGCAAGACGCTCAAGTCTTGCGGGAGTCCGTTTTTACGGTCTGCGCTGGTTGTCCAACAGTCTCTCTCGTCTGCCCAACGCAGATGACAGTTGGTGTCGGTAATGCAGATTTGGGCGTTGCGAAGGGCGAATGTCCTATAGCGCCCGTTCCACGTCACGTCAGAATACGGAGATGTTCGTCCATGAAGAAAATTGAAGCGGTTGTCCGTCATCACAAGCTGGATGAGATTAAAGATGCCTTGGTCAGCAAGGGATTTGGCGGGATGACCGCAATCGAAGTTCAGGGCTTTGGTCGCCAGAAGGGGCAGACCGAAACCTATCGAGGCGCCGAGTACTCGATCGATTTCGTCCCGAAGATCAAGATCGAAATCGTCGCTACCGACGAACAATTCCAAGAGATTGTCGACACCATCATCGAAAAAGCACAGTCGGGTCAGATCGGCGACGGCAAGATTTTTGTCAGTGAATTGACCGACGTGATCCGCATTCGGACCGCCGAATCTGGTTCAGCCGCGATTTAGGTCGCCTGATTTCAGTGCCAGGGAACCCTTCAAAACGCTCTCCTGGTTAGTCGATCACCGGCTTGAGATTGCGAATCTCTCGAAACCGCTTTGGCCGATACCAAAGCGGTTTTTTTCGTTTTCTTACGGCCAAATCTTCGAACTATGCAGCTTCAAGCTGGGCCCGCGTGCGAAGTGCGACCGCTATTCGGTCTCTTGATCGACGTATCGTCGGCGGCGCGAACGAAAGAAGCTTGGGCCCCGTACTCGGTGAGAGGCGCCTCCTTCGTCGATCATGCGTCCCGCCAGCAAGCGGTAAAACGTCAATATGACGAAGGCGCCAGCCACGGCGACCGCAAAACCGAGCGGGCTAATCGGCGAAACCCGCTCTCCGTCATAGAAATAGGCCAAAACGGCGCAGCCGATGATGGAGCCGCCAACACCCATCGCCAGAGTAGCGATAGGGCCGCCTGGGTCGCGCCCGGGCATGATTGCTTTGGCGAGTAGCCCCGTTACCGTTCCAAATCCGACCCACATCAATACAATTTCGCACCAATGCTGAATCTGGGCCGTAAAATCGCCATCCATAGTCATTTGCTCCGTATTCGCTAGCACCGAAGTGGTGGGGGTTTTTAGTTGGAATCGGCCAACGATCTTGGTAAAGTTTTCTCGATGTAGGAAAATTCACGGATTTGTCCCCGACTTCCCGCCACAATAGGTCTATCACAGCGTTTGTTAGAGAAGGGCCTCCTCAAGGCCAACGTAAACGCCGCTGTTTCCCACCGTCACACTCAAGAGGGAAATCTTTTGATTCTCCCTTCCTTTGTTGATCCCCCGTTACTGGAGTAACCGCATGAAGAAGCTCGTATTTGGACTCGCGTTGGCTCTCTGCTTGGGCCTGTCGGCTCACAATCTGATGGCCGCTGAAGCGGAAGAAGTAAAGTCGGGCCTTGATATGGGCGCTCAACCGGCTGCGTTCTATGTCGAAGATGTCACTGGCCCGGCCAAGGGTGAGACCCTTTGCTATCGTTGCCGTTACGGCGGACGCCCGACGATCGCGATTTTCGCCCGCGAAATGGACGCCAGCGTCCAAAGTCTGGTGAAGCAGATTGACGAAGCGGTCG
The nucleotide sequence above comes from Blastopirellula sp. J2-11. Encoded proteins:
- a CDS encoding P-II family nitrogen regulator, with amino-acid sequence MKKIEAVVRHHKLDEIKDALVSKGFGGMTAIEVQGFGRQKGQTETYRGAEYSIDFVPKIKIEIVATDEQFQEIVDTIIEKAQSGQIGDGKIFVSELTDVIRIRTAESGSAAI
- a CDS encoding tetratricopeptide repeat protein; translated protein: MAQATGAPIEENLSPQNGGIPSPFPPRFVPQGPALIPLPPLDQESPAAPAPNRELDRIESLAVAALQREDWKAAEKYLNQILAQNPTHRDALKVLANMLRSRERPADAVKLLQQYHAHFSDDAEITMIYGRALLENQETDAAIRSLLAAERIDPKLDDVRFFLGAAYLQAELPMKAWSAVQQGENSSAEASQYQLLTEATALAQLGQLRQADTIFFEVFSNPQSQAVAEMAENYRHEIKEAMLETPRFFGAVKLMQRYDDNAGVIPTSNLFNAPPMTVPSFGGLLSADLNYYLLHTYQTNVVAGYAPLATHYYRDLASQFDLIGHSGYLSMTNIGLTPWRDRPYVAAIRTEFDRLDINTSPYLQRWGGSVALSIKENDIVTNSAVLQLSNFDFLGLGPGIEGSPSDADSFSCQAAFSRQWQTWRRNLKCRIGYAYNRNESQGSDFDYNGHIASCGLSYDFEDESYAAVDLQYFYRHYDHVQTISGITREDSEILLGASYVRPLWREFDLLLTYAYDLNDSDLVSNTYDRNVIEIGIQWNFGQNDPNEPSQRRWLR
- a CDS encoding SufE family protein, which translates into the protein MTDIPTLTAAELVEEFEFYDDPMDRFQYLIELGRQMPPLDDAYKVEAFRVQGCQSQVWLVPQASQDGGQLYFLGDSDAQIVKGLVALLAMLLSYKTSEEILAYDLESLFDQIGLAQTITPSRANGFYNMVQRIRDLAAAAQNNA
- a CDS encoding GlsB/YeaQ/YmgE family stress response membrane protein, coding for MDGDFTAQIQHWCEIVLMWVGFGTVTGLLAKAIMPGRDPGGPIATLAMGVGGSIIGCAVLAYFYDGERVSPISPLGFAVAVAGAFVILTFYRLLAGRMIDEGGASHRVRGPSFFRSRRRRYVDQETE
- a CDS encoding DUF1080 domain-containing protein yields the protein MKFNFTRLALASLISLATIGHAYAADDTPTYTNPKEAGVDYQIQGEYVGTLTMDGQDVPLGVQVIALGDGQFRGVGYPGGLPGDGWSRGMEMHSAEGKLEDGVVTMEGDHAKITITDGVITVFSTAGDKIGSLKKTVRKSPTLGAKPPKGATVLFDGTSADAFENGKIVQDDLLLADCYTKEKLGDHTLHIEFMTPFKPAARGQARGNSGVYMQGRYELQVLDSFGLEGENNECGGIYKISEPKVNMCFPPLTWQTYDIDFTAAKYNDAGEKTTNARATIKQNGVVIHDDLELPEHTPGREQEANSPAALYLQGHGNPVVYKNIWVIQK
- a CDS encoding lysophospholipid acyltransferase family protein → MKYILNWTIAWLAAIVVLLLRWTCRVRLHNDPRPALRAAGVPYVYSVLHAHQVAAAMGGEAGTAAMVSQSLDGELIVPTLRLMGVTPIRGSNRTRGQTKGGREALAGLIEHVNSGKPAYLAVDGPRGPRNRVHKGVAALSKKTGAMVINMVAVPERRWILSKTWDRLQIPQPFCRVHGYFAEPVRPNEEESLEDYRRRIEASLNALEAEHDPAEAPTVVVEEAASDEIAA
- a CDS encoding prolyl oligopeptidase family serine peptidase; amino-acid sequence: MMRYVWAVCFVLSFVSTSLAEDSIPAIQRILPPLGMEIDAKTKTELTTRLEQLQKKLKTVENNPLSIDAEIYLKAVSLALRNGEFYKPKDVEVARAALDSAEKRIAQIEAGAPAWTTADGLLVRGYRSTIDNSPQPYGLHIPADLDLSKPVPLYVWLHGRGDKETDLYFIHGRQRNKGYVAPDDAITLHPFGRQCIGFKSAGEIDILDAIEDVKQRYSIDPDRIVLMGFSMGGAGVWHVGAHYADHWVAMSPGAGFAETARYQKLKPENYPPSYTQKLWGCYDVPDYVRNLFNLPVIAYSGEIDKQIQAARVMEAAYAAEGRTLPHLIGPQTAHKYEPETLKVLLAKMKEFRDAGLNRTPTEVSLQTQTLRYPRVHWIEALRLDEHWRDSRIDAQVAWPDSVTLTTKNIAALALHLQKIPASFVVEIDGQKLSVETPPADDAPLSLLKQAGEWTFAAPAADAGKLAKLSGLQGPIDDVFLEPFMVVVPREKSSNARLQQWLEFEIAHFDDRWQALFRGKPRWKYDDQVTPADIAKYHIIAWGTPQTNRLIRESMEKLPLTWDAKQVTLAGRQFSADVHVPLLIYPNPQNPQKYLVLNSGPTFRETDDSSNSRQNPQLPDWAIIDITTPPNGLTPGKVVAADFFDEAWQVRPKTDSE